The following coding sequences lie in one Megalodesulfovibrio gigas DSM 1382 = ATCC 19364 genomic window:
- a CDS encoding TolC family protein encodes MVQALPKRVAVSWKVWTAWLVWAWGVCIWPAPGAAIALEARSAQSAQSSQASQDSQAALESLVQHAMANNPRLKAAWSRVEAALEKVPQERSLQDPRLSLGWFAVPAETRVGPQVARLGLTQTIPWIGKLIARGDRAALEAEAEKARFDALRLTITYDVKRVWYELAALEEAVRVAREAGILLEHLEGVIHARYVAGMAPMADLLAVQSERDLLGDRVRTLEARRGPTLASLNAALHRPLEMALPATPDIPLFTLDLQEAALVERLEAMSPQLKVFEHLLERERKGETLARLDYIPDFTLGIETTITNQWDVYRGVDSTGQWMFPAPPPGDSGKDPVVLSLSFTLPIFNERRQAATREARARQLAAINDRDGLRDRLAADLVMARFNLDDAARKTALYREALLPRAVQGFGAAIGAYQAGTGRYAELIMAQRSLLELELNAVQALAAQGQRLAEIESLVGEDLPVTPAPGGSLRQARAGLERPDIARPDTTTSGISHQEGIR; translated from the coding sequence ATGGTCCAGGCATTGCCGAAGCGAGTCGCGGTTTCGTGGAAGGTGTGGACGGCATGGCTGGTCTGGGCCTGGGGCGTCTGCATCTGGCCTGCGCCGGGTGCCGCCATCGCCCTGGAAGCCCGGAGCGCCCAGAGCGCCCAGAGCTCCCAGGCATCCCAGGACTCCCAAGCCGCCCTGGAGTCCCTGGTGCAACACGCCATGGCGAACAATCCTCGCCTCAAGGCGGCCTGGAGCCGGGTGGAAGCCGCCCTGGAGAAGGTGCCCCAGGAACGCAGCCTGCAGGACCCTCGCCTCAGCCTGGGCTGGTTTGCCGTGCCGGCGGAAACCCGTGTCGGTCCGCAGGTGGCCCGGCTGGGGCTGACGCAGACCATCCCCTGGATCGGCAAGCTCATCGCCCGCGGCGACCGCGCCGCCCTGGAGGCCGAGGCCGAGAAGGCCCGCTTCGATGCCCTGCGGTTGACCATCACCTATGATGTCAAGCGGGTCTGGTACGAGCTGGCCGCCCTGGAAGAGGCCGTGCGCGTGGCCCGGGAGGCCGGGATCCTCCTGGAGCATCTGGAGGGGGTGATCCATGCCCGCTACGTGGCCGGCATGGCGCCCATGGCCGATCTGCTGGCCGTGCAGTCCGAGCGTGACCTGCTGGGAGATCGCGTCCGCACCCTGGAGGCCCGGCGCGGTCCGACGCTGGCCAGCCTCAATGCCGCCCTGCACCGACCCTTGGAGATGGCCCTGCCCGCCACGCCGGACATCCCCCTGTTCACCCTGGACCTGCAGGAAGCCGCCCTGGTGGAGCGCCTGGAAGCCATGAGCCCGCAGCTCAAGGTCTTTGAGCACCTGCTGGAGCGCGAGCGCAAGGGCGAGACCCTGGCCCGGCTGGACTACATCCCGGATTTCACCCTCGGCATCGAAACCACCATCACCAATCAGTGGGATGTCTATCGCGGCGTGGACAGCACAGGGCAGTGGATGTTCCCCGCCCCGCCGCCGGGAGACTCGGGCAAGGACCCGGTGGTGCTGTCCCTGTCCTTCACCCTGCCGATCTTCAACGAACGCCGCCAGGCCGCCACCCGCGAGGCCAGGGCCCGCCAGCTTGCCGCCATCAACGACCGCGACGGCCTGCGTGATCGCCTGGCTGCGGATCTGGTCATGGCCCGCTTCAACCTGGACGATGCCGCCCGCAAGACCGCCCTGTACCGGGAGGCCCTCCTTCCCCGGGCCGTGCAGGGCTTCGGCGCGGCCATCGGCGCCTATCAGGCCGGCACGGGCCGGTATGCGGAGCTGATCATGGCCCAGCGCAGCCTGCTGGAGCTGGAACTCAACGCCGTGCAGGCCCTGGCTGCCCAGGGGCAGCGGCTGGCGGAAATCGAGTCCCTGGTGGGCGAGGACCTGCCGGTGACGCCCGCGCCCGGCGGCTCCCTGCGCCAGGCCAGGGCCGGACTGGAGCGGCCGGATATCGCCAGGCCGGACACCACCACGTCAGGCATCAGCCACCAGGAGGGCATCCGATGA
- a CDS encoding ABC transporter permease, whose protein sequence is MSNSAPPPSIRQSLAVQQRVVGALLRREFVNLSGRKGAGFLFVILEPCIFMLALSALFIFRRALGNAQFSMAAFALSGYGILWSCRFQIMKSTNVISSNLPLFYHRNVRVLDVMISRATIQAACTTASFILLFMLAYLLSMLPFPDDPLLIMYSWVLVQWYGFNLCILTGSLSALVSFGTKICILLNVAHVLCTGGLFMVDWLPHEYREIALLFPMVHATEMMRDGFFNESMITYYDPVYIVTSNIIMSYMCLCTMLKYTKSEAVYGRS, encoded by the coding sequence ATGAGCAACAGCGCGCCTCCGCCATCGATCCGGCAGTCCCTGGCCGTGCAGCAACGCGTGGTGGGTGCGCTGCTGCGGCGCGAGTTCGTGAACCTTTCCGGCCGAAAGGGCGCGGGCTTCTTATTTGTCATCCTGGAGCCCTGCATCTTCATGCTTGCGCTCAGCGCGTTGTTCATCTTCCGGCGCGCTCTGGGCAATGCGCAGTTCTCCATGGCCGCGTTCGCGCTCTCGGGCTATGGCATCCTGTGGTCGTGCCGGTTTCAGATCATGAAGTCTACCAACGTCATCAGTTCCAATCTGCCGCTGTTTTATCACCGCAATGTCCGAGTGCTCGACGTGATGATTTCCCGAGCCACCATCCAGGCGGCCTGCACCACGGCCAGCTTCATCCTGTTGTTTATGCTGGCCTACCTGCTGTCGATGCTTCCATTTCCGGACGACCCACTACTGATTATGTACTCATGGGTATTGGTGCAGTGGTACGGATTCAACCTTTGCATTCTTACCGGCTCCCTGTCTGCCCTCGTCAGTTTCGGCACCAAGATATGCATATTACTGAATGTAGCGCACGTATTGTGCACTGGCGGGCTGTTCATGGTGGACTGGCTTCCCCATGAATACCGAGAGATTGCACTGTTGTTCCCCATGGTGCATGCCACCGAAATGATGCGCGATGGATTCTTCAATGAATCCATGATCACTTACTACGACCCTGTGTATATAGTTACTTCAAATATCATCATGTCATACATGTGCCTTTGCACCATGCTCAAGTACACGAAATCCGAGGCCGTGTATGGTAGAAGCTAA
- a CDS encoding ABC transporter ATP-binding protein, with translation MTRKGPRDILKNISFCIHKGDKLGILGCNGAGKSTLIRVISGAELPTSGEIERTMSVSWPLALQGGFVGHMTGTDNLRFISRIYNVEFKQALEYVKDFSELGTYLYEPVNTYSSGMRARLAFAISMAVDFDCYLIDEISAVGDKRFNKKYKDTLFNEKGDRSLIMVSHFYGVIQEYCNKVAVLDQGRLAVFDDPKEAIALYDRVLAGQQITF, from the coding sequence ATGACCCGGAAGGGCCCGCGTGACATCCTGAAGAACATCTCCTTCTGCATTCACAAGGGCGATAAGCTGGGCATCCTCGGCTGCAACGGGGCCGGCAAATCAACGCTGATCCGGGTCATCAGCGGTGCGGAACTGCCCACTTCCGGCGAAATCGAGCGGACCATGTCCGTCTCCTGGCCGCTGGCCCTGCAGGGGGGGTTCGTGGGGCACATGACCGGGACGGACAATCTGCGCTTCATCAGCCGCATCTATAATGTTGAGTTCAAACAGGCCCTTGAGTACGTAAAGGATTTTTCCGAACTCGGCACCTACCTGTACGAGCCGGTGAATACGTATTCGTCCGGCATGCGCGCCCGGCTGGCCTTTGCCATCTCCATGGCCGTGGATTTTGACTGCTATCTCATCGACGAGATCTCTGCCGTTGGTGACAAGCGCTTTAACAAAAAGTACAAGGACACCCTGTTCAACGAAAAAGGCGACCGGTCCCTGATCATGGTCTCCCATTTTTACGGCGTCATTCAGGAATACTGCAACAAGGTCGCCGTACTCGACCAGGGACGCCTGGCCGTGTTCGACGACCCGAAAGAGGCCATCGCCCTGTACGACCGCGTGCTTGCAGGGCAGCAGATCACCTTTTGA
- a CDS encoding glycosyltransferase family 9 protein — MTPPPRTLVLNCTRFGDLLQTQPLASGLAMQGRQVGILCLETFQDAARLLRDVTFVAAVPGARILATLDRSWPKALADTWTFRQDISAAFPPDDVLNLTATVPSRLLSRFLSLSRTPPAPERGFCLDAWGFSRTIHPWASFLLASTRRRGCSPFNLVDSFWKAADLPDMPRPNHLLPPSAEAMQAIAPLFDAFPSPGGYVGLQLGASEERRRWPIREFAAMAALLWQRHGLTPVVLGSPAEVPLAQRFVEAYHALVPAGPVIVAAGKTSLTELAAVLTRLVLLVTNDTGTMHLAAGLGVDIASIFLATAQPWDTGPYRPGSLSLEPDLPCHPCAYGSVCPREHQCRHVIAGDMLAEAIGRFLPARTWTRAETGREFAGARAWLSRVDLAEGGFMTLESLSGHEETDRTRWIRLQRRMYRRFLDNLPLDPAAAPVSLSPAAAAAVQAEIQTALALLTLLDGQLQALVQTSLPPIKRKFLATWERLQASWEGSAYFNVLGYMFANTGQEQGDDLRAVARMLAAYKTLLAAWRLHLPD, encoded by the coding sequence ATGACCCCCCCTCCCCGCACGCTGGTGCTCAACTGCACCCGCTTCGGCGACCTGCTGCAAACCCAGCCCCTGGCCAGCGGCCTGGCCATGCAGGGCCGCCAGGTGGGCATTCTGTGCCTGGAAACCTTTCAGGATGCCGCACGCCTGCTGCGGGATGTGACCTTTGTGGCCGCCGTGCCCGGCGCCAGAATTCTGGCAACCCTGGACCGCAGCTGGCCCAAGGCCCTGGCCGACACCTGGACCTTCCGGCAGGACATCTCCGCCGCCTTCCCGCCCGACGATGTGCTTAATCTCACCGCCACCGTGCCCTCGCGGCTGCTGTCGCGGTTCCTGAGTCTGAGCCGGACGCCGCCAGCTCCGGAGCGCGGCTTCTGCCTGGATGCCTGGGGTTTTTCGCGCACCATCCATCCGTGGGCGTCGTTTCTGCTGGCCTCCACCCGTCGCCGGGGCTGCAGCCCGTTCAATCTGGTGGACAGCTTCTGGAAGGCAGCCGACCTGCCAGACATGCCGCGCCCCAACCATCTTCTCCCCCCCTCGGCCGAAGCCATGCAGGCCATCGCGCCCCTGTTTGACGCGTTCCCCAGTCCTGGCGGGTATGTGGGCCTGCAGCTGGGCGCCAGCGAGGAGCGCCGGCGCTGGCCCATCCGGGAGTTCGCCGCCATGGCTGCCCTGCTCTGGCAGCGCCATGGTCTGACGCCGGTGGTGCTGGGCAGCCCGGCGGAAGTCCCCCTGGCCCAGCGCTTTGTGGAGGCCTATCACGCCCTGGTCCCGGCGGGGCCGGTCATCGTGGCGGCAGGCAAGACCTCCCTCACGGAACTGGCCGCCGTGCTCACGCGTCTGGTGCTTCTGGTGACCAACGACACCGGCACCATGCACCTTGCCGCCGGCCTGGGGGTGGACATCGCCTCCATTTTTCTGGCCACGGCCCAGCCATGGGATACGGGTCCGTATCGCCCGGGCAGTCTGAGCCTGGAGCCGGACCTGCCCTGCCATCCCTGCGCCTATGGCAGCGTCTGCCCGCGGGAGCATCAGTGCCGCCACGTCATCGCCGGCGATATGCTGGCCGAGGCCATCGGCCGTTTTCTGCCCGCCAGAACCTGGACCAGGGCCGAGACCGGGAGGGAGTTTGCCGGCGCACGCGCCTGGTTGAGCCGGGTGGATCTGGCCGAAGGCGGCTTCATGACCCTGGAATCCCTCTCCGGCCACGAAGAAACCGACCGCACCCGCTGGATCCGGCTGCAGCGCCGCATGTATCGTCGTTTTCTTGACAACCTGCCGCTGGATCCGGCTGCAGCGCCCGTCAGCCTTTCGCCAGCCGCCGCAGCAGCCGTGCAGGCGGAAATCCAGACCGCCCTGGCCCTGCTCACCCTGCTGGACGGCCAGCTCCAGGCCCTTGTGCAAACCTCCCTGCCCCCGATCAAACGCAAGTTCCTGGCCACCTGGGAACGGCTGCAAGCCAGCTGGGAGGGCAGCGCATACTTCAATGTCCTCGGATACATGTTCGCCAACACCGGCCAGGAGCAAGGCGACGACCTGCGCGCCGTGGCCCGCATGCTCGCGGCATACAAAACCCTGCTGGCCGCCTGGCGACTGCATCTTCCTGACTGA
- a CDS encoding pseudouridine synthase family protein codes for MQPPHWIIPAEFDGARLDVALAALAGLGRRGAHRLLARGDVRLDGRPAGKGILVHAGQRLEVRHETLPPPPAALAAQVLCRTADHAALAKPAGLHTAALAGDPARDSLESRLPALFPGQTVVLCNRLDRETSGIVLAAFSSAAAAAYRAHEDAGAVDKRYHAVVHGLVDAPLLLDRALDMRRRAVTRVEPFATADPLRVTHVLPLRALPDARTLVECRIHKGARHQIRAHLAAAGHPIVGDAVYGHADAGRLMLHHARLTFPGFQIELDSKFNTV; via the coding sequence ATGCAGCCACCCCATTGGATCATCCCCGCCGAGTTCGACGGCGCGCGCCTGGATGTGGCCCTGGCGGCCCTGGCCGGCCTGGGCCGGCGCGGCGCGCACCGGCTGCTGGCACGCGGCGATGTCCGTTTGGATGGCCGCCCTGCGGGCAAGGGCATCCTTGTGCATGCCGGGCAGCGCCTCGAAGTACGACACGAGACGCTGCCGCCGCCCCCTGCCGCCCTCGCGGCGCAGGTGCTCTGCCGCACGGCGGACCATGCCGCCCTGGCCAAGCCCGCCGGCCTGCACACCGCCGCCCTGGCCGGGGATCCGGCCCGGGACAGCCTCGAAAGCCGGCTGCCGGCGCTGTTTCCGGGGCAGACCGTCGTACTGTGCAACCGGCTGGACCGGGAGACCTCGGGCATCGTCCTGGCTGCCTTTTCCTCCGCTGCCGCCGCGGCCTATCGCGCCCATGAGGATGCCGGCGCCGTGGACAAGCGCTATCATGCCGTGGTCCATGGACTGGTGGATGCGCCCCTGCTGCTGGATCGCGCCCTGGACATGCGCCGCCGGGCCGTGACTCGCGTGGAGCCCTTCGCCACGGCCGACCCCTTGCGCGTCACCCACGTGCTGCCCCTGCGCGCCCTGCCCGACGCCAGAACCCTGGTGGAATGCCGCATCCACAAGGGCGCACGGCACCAGATCCGCGCCCATCTGGCTGCGGCCGGGCATCCCATCGTCGGCGACGCCGTGTATGGCCATGCCGATGCCGGGCGGCTGATGCTGCATCATGCCCGGCTGACGTTTCCCGGGTTCCAGATCGAACTTGACTCGAAATTCAACACTGTTTAG
- a CDS encoding MFS transporter, translating to MPVESSSASAPSGTPQGPSFAAAPRSLRELLKDPTLRIVFGVTCMMVMGVTSIAPAFPRIIAAFDIPAASIGLLLTWFTVPGVILTPVMGILADRYGRRQVLAPSLALFGVAGVACTFADSFETLCLLRLFQGMGAAALGALNITIIGDAFEGRERITALGLNASVLSIGVASYPILGGALAQLHWRLPFLLPLAALPVAWWVWRRLKLHVQPGGMDAKAYFRSAWDAMKGREVLTVFAVTACTFVLIYGPFLSFVPVHLGKDLHAEPWQIGVLLSSAALLTVLFTTQIGRISARIGVTTCIKAAFVIYAVANLVFFLSPALWWHVVPIMLFGMGQGLNIPSTQALMAEYAPPGNRGGFMAMNGTLLRLGQTIGPLLFGGFFALGGMDAVFLGGVVVALGMFAVALRGFRRTPA from the coding sequence ATGCCCGTCGAATCTTCTTCTGCTTCCGCCCCCTCGGGCACCCCGCAGGGCCCCTCGTTTGCCGCCGCGCCGCGATCCCTGCGCGAACTGCTCAAGGATCCCACCCTGCGCATCGTCTTTGGGGTGACGTGCATGATGGTCATGGGCGTCACCAGCATTGCCCCGGCCTTTCCGCGCATCATCGCTGCCTTCGACATACCGGCCGCCTCCATCGGCCTGCTGCTGACCTGGTTCACCGTCCCCGGTGTGATCCTGACCCCGGTGATGGGCATCCTGGCCGACCGGTACGGCCGCCGTCAGGTACTGGCGCCCTCCCTGGCCCTGTTCGGCGTGGCTGGCGTGGCTTGCACCTTTGCCGACAGCTTCGAGACGCTCTGCCTGCTGCGGCTGTTCCAGGGGATGGGCGCAGCGGCCCTGGGTGCGCTGAACATCACCATCATCGGGGACGCCTTCGAGGGCCGCGAGCGCATTACCGCCCTGGGGCTCAACGCCTCGGTGCTGTCCATCGGGGTGGCCAGCTATCCCATTCTGGGCGGGGCCCTGGCCCAGCTGCACTGGCGGCTGCCCTTCCTGCTCCCCCTGGCCGCCCTGCCCGTGGCGTGGTGGGTCTGGCGCAGGCTCAAACTGCATGTGCAGCCCGGCGGCATGGACGCCAAGGCCTATTTCCGCAGCGCCTGGGACGCCATGAAGGGCCGCGAGGTGCTGACGGTCTTTGCCGTCACGGCCTGCACCTTTGTGCTTATCTATGGTCCGTTCCTGAGCTTCGTGCCCGTGCACCTGGGCAAGGATCTGCATGCCGAACCCTGGCAGATCGGGGTGCTGCTTTCTTCCGCAGCACTGCTCACGGTGCTGTTCACCACGCAGATCGGCCGCATCAGCGCCCGCATTGGCGTCACCACCTGCATCAAGGCGGCCTTTGTCATTTATGCAGTGGCCAACCTGGTGTTTTTCCTGTCTCCGGCCCTGTGGTGGCACGTGGTGCCCATCATGCTGTTCGGCATGGGCCAGGGGCTGAACATCCCGAGCACCCAGGCCCTGATGGCCGAATACGCGCCCCCCGGCAACCGCGGCGGATTCATGGCCATGAACGGCACCCTGCTGCGCCTGGGCCAGACCATCGGCCCCCTGCTCTTCGGCGGCTTTTTTGCGCTGGGAGGAATGGACGCCGTGTTTCTGGGCGGCGTGGTGGTAGCCCTGGGCATGTTTGCCGTAGCCCTGCGCGGTTTCCGGCGCACGCCCGCCTGA
- a CDS encoding vitamin B12-dependent ribonucleotide reductase — MTTPSAVLSAMPSSLPAPQLSPNAETVLAKRYLRKNLQGEITETPQELFWRVATAVAEAERAYPDSPWSAETLAEAFYLMMSRFDFLPNSPTLMNAGACLGQLAACFVLPVADSIDDIFDAVKHAALIHKSGGGTGFSFSRLRPKNSRVGSTGGVASGPLSFLRIFNTATEQIKQGGTRRGANMGILRVDHPDILEFIAAKEKEGELNNFNLSVALTEAFMQAVEKDAEYSLVEPHTGQEVQRLKAKDVFELLVTKAWASGDPGIIFLDRINRDNPTPDQGEIESTNPCGEQPLLPYEACNLGSLNLSQFHLPGDVSPSGVHGSIDWDRLKETVQLAVRFLDNVIDVSRYPLEQITDTVRRNRKIGLGVMGFADLLFQLRIPYNSAEALDLGERIMECIQDESKAASALLAAERGPFPAYATSAFAARKEGPYRNATTTTIAPTGTLSILAACSSGIEPLFALAFTRHVLDGAKLMESNPFFEDALRESGHHSPALMEDVATKGTVHHMRHLPDWIRRVFVTSHDISGEYHLKMQAAFQRFTDNAVSKTVNLPNAASKDDVRQIYTMAYTLGCKGVTVYRDGCKQVQVLCTGEQGQAQPADGKPSKVKQRPEVIYGFTHKINTGLGILYLTVNEIDGRPFEVFATIGKSGRSITAKAEAIGRLVSLALRSGVEPAAIVGQLKGIGGEHPVFRKKGMIQSIPDAVAWVFETHYMGGTDTSAPAEKNGLASPVCPDCGGDLIYQEGCFCCQGCAYTKCG; from the coding sequence ATGACCACGCCTTCCGCCGTGCTTTCCGCCATGCCGAGCTCCCTGCCGGCCCCGCAGCTTTCCCCCAACGCCGAGACCGTGCTGGCCAAGCGCTACCTGCGCAAGAACCTGCAAGGGGAGATCACCGAAACGCCGCAGGAGCTCTTCTGGCGCGTGGCGACCGCCGTGGCCGAGGCCGAGCGGGCCTATCCCGACTCGCCCTGGAGCGCGGAGACCCTGGCCGAGGCCTTCTACCTCATGATGTCCCGGTTTGATTTTCTGCCCAACTCGCCCACGCTCATGAACGCCGGGGCCTGCCTGGGACAGCTGGCGGCCTGCTTTGTGCTGCCCGTGGCCGATTCCATCGACGACATCTTCGACGCCGTGAAGCATGCCGCCCTGATCCACAAGTCTGGCGGCGGCACAGGGTTTTCCTTTTCCCGGCTGCGTCCCAAGAACAGCCGCGTGGGCTCCACCGGCGGCGTGGCTTCGGGGCCGCTCTCCTTTTTGCGGATCTTCAACACCGCCACGGAGCAGATCAAGCAGGGCGGCACCCGGCGCGGGGCCAACATGGGCATCCTGCGCGTGGACCATCCGGACATCCTGGAGTTCATCGCGGCCAAGGAAAAGGAAGGGGAGCTGAACAACTTCAACCTCTCCGTGGCCCTGACCGAAGCCTTCATGCAGGCCGTGGAAAAGGACGCCGAATACTCCCTGGTGGAGCCGCACACCGGCCAGGAAGTGCAGCGCCTCAAGGCCAAGGACGTCTTTGAATTGCTGGTGACCAAGGCCTGGGCCAGCGGCGATCCCGGCATCATCTTCCTGGACCGCATCAACCGGGACAACCCCACGCCGGACCAGGGCGAGATTGAATCCACCAATCCCTGCGGCGAACAGCCCCTGCTGCCTTACGAGGCCTGCAACCTGGGCTCCCTGAACCTTTCCCAGTTCCACCTGCCCGGGGACGTCTCCCCCAGCGGCGTGCACGGCAGCATTGACTGGGACCGCCTGAAAGAGACGGTGCAGCTCGCGGTGCGGTTTCTGGACAACGTCATCGATGTGTCCCGCTATCCCCTGGAGCAGATCACCGACACCGTGCGCCGCAACCGCAAGATCGGCCTGGGCGTGATGGGCTTTGCGGACCTGCTCTTCCAGCTGCGCATCCCGTACAACTCCGCCGAGGCCCTGGATCTGGGCGAGCGGATCATGGAATGCATCCAGGACGAATCCAAGGCCGCCTCGGCGCTGCTGGCTGCGGAACGCGGGCCGTTTCCGGCCTATGCCACCTCGGCCTTTGCCGCGCGCAAGGAAGGCCCCTACCGCAACGCCACCACCACCACCATCGCCCCCACGGGCACGCTTTCCATTCTGGCGGCCTGCTCTTCCGGCATTGAGCCGCTCTTTGCCCTGGCCTTCACCCGCCACGTGCTGGACGGCGCAAAGCTCATGGAATCCAACCCGTTCTTTGAGGATGCCCTGCGCGAAAGCGGCCACCATTCCCCGGCCCTGATGGAGGATGTGGCCACCAAGGGCACGGTGCACCACATGCGCCATCTGCCGGATTGGATCCGCCGCGTGTTCGTCACGTCGCACGACATTTCCGGGGAATACCACCTCAAGATGCAGGCCGCCTTCCAGCGGTTCACGGACAATGCCGTCTCCAAAACCGTGAACCTGCCCAACGCCGCCAGCAAGGACGACGTGCGCCAGATCTACACCATGGCCTACACCCTGGGCTGCAAGGGCGTGACCGTGTACCGCGACGGCTGCAAGCAGGTGCAGGTGCTGTGCACCGGCGAGCAGGGCCAGGCCCAGCCCGCGGACGGCAAGCCCAGCAAGGTGAAGCAACGGCCCGAGGTGATCTACGGCTTTACCCACAAGATCAACACCGGCCTGGGCATTTTGTACCTGACGGTGAACGAGATCGACGGCAGGCCCTTCGAGGTCTTCGCCACCATCGGCAAGTCCGGCCGGTCCATCACCGCCAAGGCCGAGGCCATCGGCCGGCTGGTGTCCCTGGCGCTGCGTTCGGGGGTGGAGCCGGCCGCCATTGTGGGTCAGCTCAAAGGCATCGGCGGCGAGCACCCGGTGTTCCGCAAGAAAGGGATGATCCAGTCCATTCCCGACGCCGTGGCCTGGGTGTTCGAGACGCATTACATGGGCGGCACAGACACGTCTGCCCCTGCCGAAAAGAACGGCCTGGCCTCCCCGGTGTGCCCGGACTGCGGCGGCGACCTCATCTACCAGGAAGGCTGCTTCTGCTGCCAGGGCTGCGCCTATACCAAGTGTGGCTAG
- a CDS encoding cell division ATP-binding protein FtsE, which yields MIDLQHLSFNFGSYWAVKDVSLTLEKGDFLYVTGPSGAGKTSLLRLLFGALPVARGRAEVAGVTLNNLSPSLLPLLRRQVSFVYQDFRILPHRTVSQNVALALQVRMMPREQIERRVRAVLRSLQLEAKADVPCSDLSGGEQQRVAVARAIVVNPQIIMADEPTGNLDPELSLRLMEIFSHFNSFGATVILATHSPELLRYQPRAKRIKLSFGKIVAANWPGCTVHPD from the coding sequence ATCATTGATCTGCAGCACCTCTCCTTCAATTTCGGCTCGTACTGGGCCGTGAAGGATGTCTCGTTGACGCTGGAGAAAGGGGATTTTCTGTACGTGACCGGTCCTTCCGGCGCGGGAAAGACCTCACTGCTGCGGCTGCTGTTCGGCGCGCTGCCCGTGGCCAGGGGCCGGGCCGAGGTGGCCGGGGTGACGCTGAACAATCTTTCGCCTTCCCTGCTGCCCCTGCTGCGCCGGCAAGTAAGCTTTGTGTATCAGGATTTCCGCATCCTGCCGCACCGCACCGTATCCCAGAACGTGGCCCTGGCCCTGCAGGTGCGCATGATGCCGCGGGAGCAGATCGAACGTCGCGTGCGGGCCGTGCTGCGCAGCCTGCAGCTGGAAGCCAAGGCCGACGTGCCCTGCAGCGACCTCTCCGGCGGGGAGCAGCAGCGGGTGGCCGTGGCGCGGGCCATTGTGGTGAATCCGCAGATCATCATGGCAGACGAGCCCACGGGCAACCTGGATCCGGAACTGTCCTTGCGGCTCATGGAAATTTTTTCTCACTTCAATTCCTTCGGCGCCACTGTCATCCTGGCCACGCACAGTCCGGAGCTGCTGCGCTACCAGCCTCGGGCCAAGCGCATCAAGCTGTCCTTCGGCAAGATCGTCGCCGCCAACTGGCCGGGGTGCACGGTGCATCCGGATTAG
- a CDS encoding cell division protein FtsX — protein sequence MFDVFLQLVVKGVKDLRTNPWAQGMTFAAVVLIALLGGMFLLVLHNLDQELLRVRGDVLFQLYWKPDADLKAVQEQWTELRGLPGVQDMVTFTPDQALKDLSSRLGKDVDLRFIKDKSPLPATAMLSFARTGEGDGGVEGDQGWIDETKVYLERLPGMAMVRYNPMRTELVRAWGTLSDRVILPLIAFLLVVLGLVVGNTIKLSLLTRANEIEIMRIVGAREWYIRLPFVAGGTAQGFAGSITALFLLKIVQLLLQNVFNFPPLFFQFRYLPTSHMALLVLTLSGVGLMGSWLAVRRAHS from the coding sequence ATGTTCGACGTGTTTCTCCAGCTTGTCGTCAAAGGCGTCAAGGACCTGCGCACCAACCCCTGGGCCCAGGGCATGACCTTTGCTGCGGTGGTGCTCATTGCGCTGCTGGGCGGCATGTTCCTGCTGGTGCTGCACAACCTGGATCAGGAACTCTTGCGGGTGCGCGGGGATGTGCTCTTCCAACTGTACTGGAAGCCCGATGCGGATCTCAAGGCTGTGCAGGAGCAGTGGACAGAACTGCGGGGCCTGCCCGGCGTGCAGGACATGGTCACCTTCACCCCGGATCAGGCCCTGAAAGACCTGAGCAGCCGGCTGGGCAAGGATGTGGACCTGCGGTTCATCAAGGACAAAAGCCCCCTGCCGGCCACGGCCATGCTCTCCTTTGCCCGCACCGGCGAGGGAGACGGGGGCGTTGAAGGGGATCAGGGCTGGATTGACGAAACCAAGGTCTACCTGGAACGCCTGCCCGGCATGGCCATGGTGCGCTACAATCCCATGCGCACCGAGCTGGTGCGGGCCTGGGGCACGCTTTCGGACCGGGTGATCCTGCCCCTCATCGCCTTTCTGCTGGTGGTGCTGGGGCTGGTGGTGGGCAACACCATCAAGCTGTCCCTGCTGACGCGCGCCAATGAAATCGAGATCATGCGCATCGTGGGCGCGCGGGAATGGTACATCCGCCTGCCCTTCGTGGCGGGCGGCACGGCCCAGGGCTTTGCCGGCAGCATCACCGCGCTTTTTCTGCTCAAGATCGTGCAGCTGCTGCTGCAAAACGTGTTCAATTTCCCGCCGCTGTTCTTCCAGTTCCGGTATCTGCCAACCTCGCACATGGCCCTGCTGGTGCTCACCCTTTCCGGTGTGGGGCTGATGGGAAGCTGGCTGGCCGTACGGCGTGCCCATTCATGA